A genomic segment from Flavobacterium inviolabile encodes:
- a CDS encoding ATP-dependent Clp protease adaptor ClpS codes for MSVKEKVLEEVAVEELISLNNEIILFNDDVNTFDHVIDTLIQVCDHTSEQAEQCAILVHYTGKCTVKTGAYSDLKPQCLQLLDAGLSAEIQ; via the coding sequence ATGAGTGTTAAAGAAAAAGTTTTAGAAGAAGTAGCCGTTGAAGAATTGATATCCTTAAACAATGAAATTATCTTGTTTAATGACGATGTCAATACTTTTGATCACGTAATCGACACGTTGATTCAGGTTTGCGACCACACTTCTGAACAAGCGGAACAATGTGCTATTTTAGTGCATTATACAGGAAAGTGTACCGTTAAAACCGGTGCTTATTCCGATTTAAAGCCACAATGTCTGCAATTACTCGACGCTGGTTTGAGCGCTGAAATACAATAA
- a CDS encoding DUF6691 family protein, with protein sequence MKYLKFILVGFIFGIVLTKSEAVSWYRIYEMFQFQSFHMFGIIMVAIVTGVIGIQIIKRKEVKDFSGAPIKIEDKEKGFTRYVIGGVLFGLGWAMVGSCPGPIFILIGAGFWGAGVILLGALLGTYIYGLLKDILPH encoded by the coding sequence ATGAAATATTTAAAATTTATACTTGTAGGCTTTATTTTCGGAATTGTATTGACAAAATCGGAAGCCGTGTCGTGGTACCGCATCTATGAAATGTTCCAGTTTCAGTCTTTCCACATGTTTGGGATCATTATGGTTGCTATCGTAACCGGAGTGATCGGTATCCAGATCATCAAAAGAAAAGAAGTGAAAGATTTTAGCGGTGCGCCGATAAAAATTGAAGATAAAGAAAAAGGATTTACCCGGTATGTTATCGGTGGGGTTCTATTCGGATTAGGATGGGCGATGGTAGGATCTTGTCCGGGACCGATCTTTATCCTTATCGGAGCCGGATTCTGGGGTGCGGGAGTGATCCTTTTAGGAGCGCTTCTGGGAACGTATATCTACGGTTTGTTAAAAGATATACTGCCGCATTAA
- a CDS encoding YeeE/YedE family protein gives MEVIYGTWPWYISGFLIGMIMLTLIYFGKAFGMSSNLRTLCSIAGAGRFAEFFRFDWKSQRWNLAVVFGAILGGFVAVHFLSDGSGVNINPQTIEQLAALNIEAPNGKLAPDSLMGFEAMKNPKTFIILLAGGLLIGFGTRYAGGCTSGHAISGLSNLQLPSLIAVIGFFIGGLIMSHFLLPLIF, from the coding sequence ATGGAAGTTATTTATGGAACATGGCCTTGGTATATTTCAGGTTTTTTGATCGGAATGATTATGCTGACGCTTATTTATTTTGGAAAAGCATTTGGAATGTCGTCCAATTTACGAACCCTTTGCAGTATTGCCGGAGCCGGAAGATTTGCTGAATTTTTCCGTTTTGACTGGAAATCGCAGCGATGGAACCTGGCCGTAGTTTTTGGCGCAATACTGGGCGGATTCGTTGCCGTACATTTTTTGAGTGACGGCAGCGGGGTAAACATCAATCCGCAAACAATCGAACAGCTGGCAGCTTTAAATATAGAAGCACCAAACGGGAAACTGGCTCCGGATTCGTTAATGGGATTTGAAGCAATGAAAAACCCTAAAACCTTTATTATCCTTTTGGCCGGCGGATTGTTGATCGGGTTTGGAACGCGTTATGCCGGCGGATGTACTTCCGGACATGCCATTTCCGGATTGAGTAATTTACAGCTTCCTTCGCTTATTGCCGTTATCGGATTTTTTATTGGTGGTTTAATTATGTCCCATTTTCTTTTACCTCTAATTTTTTAA
- a CDS encoding DUF4199 domain-containing protein, whose translation MKKFSVEIKWSIIFSVIAVLWIVFEKMAGFHDEKISSYFFICLPFGLVYAILYTLALKEKKTRFYNGTITYKQAFISGAILTLLIGAFSPLVQLIFHEFISPDFFKNAIANAAKSKPENSAFATGYFNLQSFITQGIFNILSIGVLTAAIVAYFTQTKNTK comes from the coding sequence ATGAAAAAGTTTTCTGTAGAAATAAAATGGAGTATTATCTTTTCTGTAATCGCCGTTTTATGGATTGTTTTTGAAAAAATGGCCGGTTTTCACGATGAAAAAATCAGCAGCTATTTTTTTATCTGTCTTCCGTTCGGACTGGTTTATGCTATCCTGTACACCCTGGCTTTAAAAGAAAAAAAGACCCGTTTCTATAACGGTACGATTACCTACAAACAGGCGTTTATTTCCGGAGCGATCCTAACCCTGCTGATTGGTGCTTTCAGTCCGTTGGTTCAGCTTATTTTCCACGAATTTATTTCTCCTGATTTCTTTAAAAATGCTATTGCCAATGCGGCCAAATCAAAGCCTGAAAACAGTGCTTTTGCCACCGGCTATTTTAACCTGCAGAGTTTTATAACACAGGGAATATTCAACATACTGTCCATTGGTGTTTTAACCGCTGCCATTGTTGCCTATTTTACCCAAACCAAAAACACGAAATAA
- a CDS encoding 2-dehydro-3-deoxyphosphooctonate aldolase: protein MKKIWFAIVGCTLLTSCISTKSTIKNIDDTAQRPVVRDNYFLLTEYSDNAKYGYDEDYPVNIGFIPEAQEKTNVAFFFNGLEGPDGQKLVFEKKGTCCPFPTKHNRVGAGMLNIYSVSWEGLKTPLLLYFNTFEKGKIMCPKGLSIKKSPSRTQ from the coding sequence ATGAAAAAAATATGGTTTGCCATCGTGGGATGCACGCTTCTTACTTCCTGCATCAGTACAAAATCCACTATTAAAAATATTGACGATACGGCACAGCGCCCTGTTGTCCGTGATAATTATTTCCTGCTGACCGAATACAGCGATAATGCCAAATACGGTTATGACGAGGATTATCCTGTGAATATAGGTTTTATACCCGAAGCACAGGAAAAAACCAATGTTGCCTTCTTCTTTAACGGACTGGAAGGTCCTGATGGCCAAAAACTGGTATTTGAGAAAAAAGGCACCTGCTGCCCGTTTCCAACCAAGCACAATCGTGTGGGTGCCGGAATGCTGAACATCTACTCCGTAAGCTGGGAAGGATTGAAAACGCCGTTGCTGCTTTATTTTAACACTTTCGAAAAAGGTAAAATAATGTGCCCCAAAGGACTATCTATTAAAAAATCCCCATCCAGAACACAATAA
- the kdsA gene encoding 3-deoxy-8-phosphooctulonate synthase, whose product MNLQNIPQIKHTNSGNFFLLAGPCAIEGEEMAMRIAEKLVTITDRLEIPYVFKGSFKKANRSRIDSFTGIGDEKALKILQKVSQEFGVPTVTDIHEIHDATMAAEYVDILQIPAFLVRQTDLVVAAANTGKTVNLKKGQFMSPESMKHAVQKVLDCHNENVMVTDRGTMFGYQDMIVDYRGIPTMQQYATTVLDVTHSLQQPNQTVGVTGGRPDMIETVAKAGIAVGVDGIFIETHFDPANAKSDGANMLHLDYFEGLMTKLVAIRKTVNSF is encoded by the coding sequence ATGAACTTACAAAATATACCGCAAATCAAACATACCAACAGCGGAAACTTCTTTTTACTTGCCGGGCCTTGTGCTATTGAAGGAGAAGAAATGGCAATGCGCATTGCCGAAAAATTAGTAACCATTACCGACAGACTGGAAATTCCTTATGTGTTTAAAGGTTCTTTCAAAAAAGCAAACCGTTCCAGAATTGACAGTTTTACAGGTATTGGTGATGAAAAAGCGTTAAAAATACTGCAAAAGGTATCTCAGGAATTCGGTGTGCCAACAGTAACCGATATTCACGAAATCCACGATGCGACTATGGCAGCAGAATATGTAGATATCCTTCAGATTCCTGCCTTTTTAGTACGCCAGACGGATTTGGTTGTCGCTGCAGCCAATACCGGAAAAACGGTAAACTTAAAAAAAGGACAATTCATGAGTCCGGAAAGCATGAAACATGCTGTTCAGAAAGTATTGGACTGCCATAATGAAAACGTAATGGTTACCGACAGAGGTACGATGTTTGGTTACCAGGACATGATTGTGGATTACAGAGGAATACCTACCATGCAGCAATATGCCACTACGGTTCTGGATGTAACCCACTCGCTACAGCAGCCCAATCAAACTGTAGGAGTAACCGGAGGAAGACCGGACATGATCGAAACCGTTGCAAAGGCCGGAATTGCCGTTGGCGTTGATGGTATTTTCATCGAAACCCATTTTGATCCTGCAAATGCAAAAAGCGATGGAGCAAACATGCTACATCTGGATTACTTTGAAGGATTAATGACCAAGCTGGTTGCGATTCGTAAAACAGTAAACTCATTTTAA
- a CDS encoding DUF1801 domain-containing protein, with protein MKPADNYILNQPEPYRSMLLHIVAVLESSVTEFEMQYRWKIPYVYHKGKPFCYLNASHKKQFVDVGFSKGFKLEKNQDVLVADGGRNTIKSLRYTTLEAIDNAVLLDVVKEAMTLYP; from the coding sequence GTGAAACCGGCCGATAATTATATTCTGAACCAGCCGGAACCGTACCGGTCAATGTTGCTGCACATCGTTGCGGTTCTGGAAAGCAGTGTAACGGAATTTGAAATGCAGTACCGGTGGAAAATACCGTATGTATATCATAAAGGAAAACCGTTCTGTTATTTGAATGCCAGCCACAAAAAACAATTTGTAGACGTTGGTTTTTCCAAAGGTTTTAAACTGGAAAAGAACCAGGATGTTTTGGTGGCAGACGGCGGCAGGAATACCATAAAATCATTGCGGTACACCACGCTGGAAGCAATTGATAACGCTGTATTGCTCGATGTTGTAAAAGAAGCCATGACGTTATATCCATAA
- a CDS encoding winged helix-turn-helix domain-containing protein has translation MKSILENINKAFDHRIRLGIMSILMVNENADFTTLKELLGVTDGNLASHAKALEAEQYITIEKQFIGKKPNTRYIATKEGRKAFQDHIDALEKLIQKN, from the coding sequence TTGAAAAGTATACTCGAAAATATAAATAAAGCTTTTGACCATCGCATCCGGCTGGGCATCATGTCGATACTGATGGTCAATGAAAATGCTGATTTTACGACTCTGAAAGAACTTTTAGGGGTAACCGACGGCAACCTGGCGAGCCATGCTAAAGCACTCGAAGCAGAACAGTATATTACGATTGAAAAACAGTTTATCGGAAAGAAACCCAACACCCGGTACATCGCTACCAAAGAAGGCCGAAAAGCCTTTCAGGACCATATTGACGCACTTGAAAAATTGATTCAAAAAAACTAA